In Humulus lupulus chromosome 6, drHumLupu1.1, whole genome shotgun sequence, a single genomic region encodes these proteins:
- the LOC133781391 gene encoding germacrene-A synthase-like, translating into MSTQILASSSQNEKIHKILRPTKKFQPSVWGERFLHYNISEQELRYKQQEVEELKAVVKKEIFGKSAYDVSHQLKLINVVERLGLSYHFESEIENELESIYNKSIDQNYILKDENLHDASLRFRLLRQHGFRISSADIFEKFKDEDGNFKECLVSDTIGLLSLYEASHLSCVGENILDEALAFTTTHLTEFLANKKEHDDPLSKEISQALERPLRKSLERLDARHFISIYENETSHNKVLLQLAKLDFNLLQSMHKKELSEICRWWKESNFVHKFPFARDRIVELYMWILAVYYEPQHSLARNILTKIIALTSITDDIYDAYGTFEELELLTEAVERWDINIIDKLNPEYLQTFYKELLNSYEEFEQELPKEETYRVHYAKERFKELLRSFLEEAWWLKEGRVPSFDEYLKFSLITTGYHMLIVNSLIGMKSSVVTKEVFEWFSMDRKIIRASSTICRFMDDIAEHKFEQEKNEEPSAVECYMKQYGVSEEEAYDELNKRVVNAWKEINEELLKPTGVASPILVRALNLSKFMDLFYKNGDGYTQVGKVAKDSVAALLIHPIP; encoded by the exons ATGTCCACTCAAATCTTAGCATCATCATCTCAAAatgaaaaaatacataaaattcttcggccaacaaaaaaatttcaaccATCTGTTTGGGGTGAGCGATTCTTACATTACAATATTTCAGAACAAGAATTG CGTTATAAACAACAGGAAGTTGAGGAGCTAAAAGCAGTGGtaaaaaaagaaatatttggAAAATCTGCATATGATGTTTCTCATCAATTGAAGTTAATCAACGTCGTCGAACGTTTAGGATTGTCCTATCATTTTGAAAGTGAAATAGAAAATGAGCTAGAAAGCATTTATAATAAAAGTATTGATCAAAATTACattttgaaagatgagaatttaCATGATGCTTCCCTTCGGTTTAGACTTCTACGACAACATGGATTTAGGATTTCTTCTGCAG ATATATTTGAAAAGTTTAAAGATGAGGATGGAAACTTTAAAGAATGCTTGGTATCCGACACCATTGGTTTGCTTAGCTTATATGAGGCCTCACATTTGAGCTGTGTTGGGGAAAATATATTAGATGAAGCCCTTGCTTTCACGACCACACACCTAACTGAGTTCTTGGCAAATAAAAAAGAACATGATGATCCATTATCGAAAGAAATATCCCAAGCTTTAGAGAGGCCCTTGAGAAAGAGCCTTGAGAGGCTGGATGCTAGGCATTTCATTTCAATATATGAAAATGAGACCTCCCATAACAAAGTATTGCTACAACTTGCAAAGTTAGATTTCAATCTATTACAATCCATGCACAAAAAGGAGCTTAGTGAAATCTGCAG gtGGTGGAAAGAATCAAACTTTGTACACAAATTCCCTTTTGCAAGAGATAGGATTGTGGAACTATACATGTGGATATTAGCAGTCTATTATGAACCCCAACACTCTTTGGCAAGAAATATTTTAACCAAAATTATTGCACTCACCTCAATTACTGATGATATTTACGATGCATATGGTACATTTGAAGAACTTGAGCTCCTTACTGAAGCAGTTGAAAG GTGGGACATAAATATTATTGATAAACTCAATCCAGAGTATTTGCAAACATTTTATAAGGAACTTTTGAACTCTTATGAAGAATTTGAGCAAGAGCTTCCAAAGGAAGAAACTTACAGAGTTCATTATGCAAAAGAACGG TTTAAAGAATTACTTCGATCTTTTCTGGAAGAAGCTTGGTGGTTGAAAGAAGGACGTGTTCCAAGTTTCGACGAGTATTTGAAATTTTCTTTGATTACTACTGGTTACCACATGTTGATAGTGAACTCTTTAATTGGAATGAAAAGTAGCGTTGTAACAAAAGAAGTTTTCGAGTGGTTCTCTATGGACCGCAAGATTATTAGGGCATCTTCAACTATTTGTAGATTCATGGATGACATAGCCGAACACAAG TTTGAGCAAGAGAAAAATGAAGAACCATCTGCAGTGGAATGCTACATGAAGCAATATGGAGTTTCCGAAGAAGAAGCATACGATGAACTTAATAAGCGAGTAGTTAATGCATGGAAAGAAATAAACGAAGAGCTTTTAAAGCCAACTGGTGTAGCTTCACCTATATTAGTCCGTGCTCTTAATTTATCCAAGTTTATGGATCTTTTCTACAAAAATGGTGATGGCTATACACAAGTTGGAAAAGTGGCCAAAGATAGTGTTGCTGCGTTGCTTATTCATCCAATTCCATGA
- the LOC133783690 gene encoding uncharacterized protein LOC133783690 yields the protein MQCHKENYYLKNFLNERSTKKKEEISQFIQEHFENMIRSKYVGPIKLDDNEFKDIILTDACFIFELFSLTCERKRPEDYILSTPLLLYWTKKDLVMFENQIPLSFLQNLYDFTNPKPGHSPSFLELSMKFFQLKIPSDHLDGIKHFTDLYRRSWLPKENFKSHYRTNFYDLRYTATKLDKVGVDFAPPPPKEDSTPLTRVRVSQQGWRWCKFIPCLNSLKLQLPVLEIQNNTECFLLNVMIMEQCQPDLQSKTPICSYIWLMDKLINTEEDVELLVEKKVISHCLESNMAVANMINKLPKNIYVENFIYNDECKPLNEFYERWYNRAKETLKRVYFKDLWTTSSTCVAGLVVLFTAISAIESLKSLLGN from the coding sequence ATGCAATGTCACAAGGagaattattatttgaaaaactttCTTAATGAACGTTCTACAAAGAAGAAAGAGGAAATCTCACAGTTCATTCAAGaacattttgaaaatatgatCAGGTCTAAATATGTTGGTCCCATAAAGCTTGATGACAATGAGTTCAAAGATATTATTCTCACTGATGCTTGCTTCATATTTGAACTCTTTTCCTTAACGTGTGAAAGAAAAAGGCCAGAAGATTACATATTGTCAACTCCATTGTTATTATATTGGACAAAGAAGGACTTGGTAATGTTTGAGAACCAGATTCCATTATCTTTTCTTCAGAACCTATACGACTTTACCAACCCTAAGCCCGGCCACTCACCGTCGTTTCTGGAGCTTTCCATGAAATTCTTTCAACTTAAAATTCCTTCAGACCACTTGGATGGAATAAAACACTTCACTGACTTGTACAGAAGGTCTTGGCTCCCAAAAGAAAATTTTAAGAGTCATTATCGTACAAATTTCTACGATCTTAGATACACTGCAACAAAGCTAGACAAAGTCGGTGTTGATTTTGCTCCTCCGCCACCCAAAGAAGACTCAACACCGCTAACAAGAGTTAGGGTTTCGCAGCAAGGATGGCGGTGGTGCAAATTCATACCATGTTTGAATTCCCTCAAGCTTCAACTTCCTGTTTTGGAGATACAGAATAACACAGAATGCTTTTTGCTAAATGTGATGATAATGGAACAATGTCAACCTGATTTGCAGTCCAAGACTCCCATCTGTAGCTACATTTGGCTAATGGATAAACTCATAAATACCGAGGAGGACGTGGAACTATTAGTTGAGAAGAAAGTCATTTCTCATTGTCTTGAAAGTAATATGGCTGTGGCGAACATGATCAACAAACTTCCCAAGAATATATATGTGGAAAATTTCATCTACAATGACGAATGCAAACCACTTAACGAATTCTATGAGCGTTGGTACAACCGCGCTAAGGAAACTCTCAAAAGGGTTTACTTTAAGGATCTTTGGACGACCAGTTCCACTTGTGTTGCAGGTTTGGTAGTCCTATTCACAGCTATCTCAGCCATCGAGTCGTTAAAGTCGTTGCTAGGAAATTAA
- the LOC133783631 gene encoding phragmoplastin DRP1C-like codes for MNVLRPETFKGQSSGKSSVLESVVGRDFLPRGSGIDTRRPLVLQLHKIEDGQTEYAEFLHAPRKKYTDFAAVRKEIQDETDRITGKSKQISNIPIHLSIYSPNVVNLTVIDLPGLTKVVVEGQPETIVEDIENMVRSYVEKVST; via the exons ATGAATGTTCTGAGACCCGAGACCTTCAAAGGCCag AGTTCTGGTAAATCTTCGGTGTTGGAAAGCGTGGTGGGCAGAGATTTCTTGCCTCGTGGATCTG GTATTGATACGAGGAGGCCACTGGTGTTGCAACTTCATAAGATAGAAGATGGTCAGACTGAGTATGCGGAGTTTCTTCATGCTCCTAGAAAGAAGTATACTGATTTTG CTGCTGTGCGTAAGGAGATCCAAGATGAGACAGATCGTATTACTGGGAAATCTAAGCAAATATCTAACATTCCAATTCATCTGAGCATATATTCTCCAAATG TTGTAAACTTGACAGTCATAGATCTTCCTGGGTTGACAAAGGTTGTTGTAG AGGGACAACCGGAAACCATTGTTGAAGATATTGAAAATATGGTCCGCTCTTATGTTGAGAAGGTGAGTACATGA
- the LOC133783632 gene encoding uncharacterized protein LOC133783632, which produces MRASNPEVAKSLFREAAEIFQTVGKFDSAASCYRNSGDYEKAGIIYLDKFGEFGLQRAGECFSLAGHYQQAADAYAKGNLFSECLKVCAKGLLFEKGLEYIQSWKQQAKQGFGVTGRGTEIEKTEQEFLESCALYYYKLENKKSMMRFVEAFNSMNSIRKFLRSLGCFDELMSLEERSGNFVEAAELAKLRGDILAAIDLFEKAGKFKEAATLILSHVLSNSLWSSGKQDDSLLLTKAKSLAMNETKDFYDFVCTEADIIANKKSGLAVRKYEMIASQRHKSVRGEILSVWRVLDVHLDTKVIEYFWEVHDDHLLHSQQHMISKIYVTVESLVYFKKYSFKYFKKYNPNVLQKLL; this is translated from the exons TTCTGCAGCGAGTTGTTATAGAAACTCGGGAGACTATGAGAAAGCAG GCATAatttatttggacaagtttggcgAGTTTGGGTTGCAGAGAGCTGGGGAATGCTTCTCCCTGGCAGGTCATTACCAGCAAGCTGCTGATGCCTATGCCAAGGGAAATTTGTTCTCAGAGTGTCTGAAAGTCTGTGCCAAAGGACTCTTATTTGAAAAGGGTTTGGAATACATACAATCCTGGAAACAGCAAGCCAAACAAGGCTTTGGTGTGACTGGTAGAGGCACAGAAATAGAAAAAACTGAACAAGAATTCTTGGAGAGTTGTGCTCTGTACTATTATAAGCTTGAAAACAAAAAATCTATGATGAGATTTGTTGAAGCTTTTAATTCCATGAATTCAATCCGTAAGTTCTTGCGGTCGTTGGGTTGTTTTGATGAGCTTATGTCATTGGAAGAAAGATCAGGAAATTTTGTGGAAGCTGCAGAACttgcaaagctcagaggagataTACTAGCTGCAATAGATCTTTTTGAGAAAGCTGGGAAATTTAAAGAAGCAGCAACACTTATTCTTTCCCATGTTCTTTCCAACTCACTCTGGTCATCTGGTAAACAAGATGATAGTCTTCTTCTAACAAAAGCCAAGTCACTTGCCATGAATGAGACAAAAGATTTCTATGATTTTGTTTGCACAGAAGCTGATATTATTGCAAATAAGAAGAGTGGCCTTGCAGTGAGAAAATATGAAATGATTGCTTCTCAAAGACATAAGAGTGTCAGAGGAGAAATCCTATCTGTTTGGAGAGTTCTTGATGTTCATCTTGATACAAAGGTCATAGAGTATTTCTGGGAAGTACATGATGATCATCTGTTGCATTCACAACAACACATGATTTCTAAAATCTATGTTACAGTTGAGTCACTAGTCTATTTTAAAAAGTACagtttcaaatattttaaaaagtaCAATCCCAACGTCCTACAAAAACTATTATAA